A section of the Gloeobacter violaceus PCC 7421 genome encodes:
- a CDS encoding DUF192 domain-containing protein, whose product MKPLQRRALWAGLALSLWTMPAPAQQAGQPQRLTVEAQVTFGKQTFKLEVARTVQQQAIGLMFRAQMPADRGMLFIFEPPRPAAFWMRNTLIPLDMVFAYRGTIVYIAADVPPCKVERCPTYGPQSGTDVDQVLEFNAGTASRLQLKTGDRVKIEFVGPGAFLNPQ is encoded by the coding sequence ATGAAGCCACTACAACGTCGCGCACTTTGGGCGGGATTGGCCCTGTCGCTGTGGACGATGCCCGCGCCGGCCCAGCAGGCGGGACAACCCCAACGCCTAACCGTCGAAGCGCAGGTCACCTTCGGCAAGCAGACCTTCAAACTGGAGGTGGCGCGCACGGTGCAGCAGCAGGCGATAGGCCTGATGTTCCGCGCCCAGATGCCCGCCGATCGGGGAATGCTCTTTATCTTCGAGCCGCCCCGACCGGCCGCCTTCTGGATGCGCAATACGTTGATTCCCCTCGACATGGTCTTTGCCTACCGGGGCACCATCGTCTATATCGCCGCCGACGTGCCGCCCTGCAAGGTGGAGCGCTGCCCGACCTACGGCCCGCAGAGCGGCACCGACGTCGATCAGGTGCTCGAATTCAACGCCGGAACGGCCTCCAGATTGCAACTGAAGACCGGCGACCGGGTGAAAATCGAATTTGTCGGTCCCGGCGCGTTCTTGAATCCGCAATAG
- a CDS encoding phycobilisome core component, translating to MKDAISTVIAKYDSQGKYFDNAAVDQLKAYFATGELRVRSAAAISANAQSIIKEATAKALLYSSLTRTGGNMYYARRFAACIRDMEYFLRYATFAMVAGDTSLLDEYVLNGLKETYTSLGVPIDATVKGINALREVVASVVGPEAAGEASKYFDHLAKGLQ from the coding sequence ATGAAAGACGCCATCAGCACGGTCATCGCCAAGTACGACTCCCAGGGCAAATACTTCGATAACGCCGCGGTCGATCAGCTCAAAGCCTACTTTGCGACCGGTGAACTGCGGGTGCGCTCGGCGGCGGCGATCAGCGCCAACGCCCAATCGATCATCAAAGAAGCGACCGCCAAGGCATTGCTCTACAGCAGCCTGACGCGCACCGGCGGCAACATGTACTACGCCCGCCGCTTCGCCGCCTGCATCCGCGACATGGAGTACTTCCTGCGCTACGCGACTTTTGCGATGGTGGCCGGCGACACCAGCCTGCTCGACGAGTACGTTCTCAATGGTCTCAAGGAGACCTACACCTCTTTGGGCGTGCCGATCGACGCTACCGTCAAGGGTATCAACGCCCTGCGCGAGGTGGTGGCTTCGGTAGTCGGGCCGGAGGCGGCGGGCGAAGCGAGCAAGTACTTCGACCACCTGGCGAAGGGCCTGCAGTAA